In Torulaspora globosa chromosome 1, complete sequence, a genomic segment contains:
- the BBP1 gene encoding Bbp1p (ancestral locus Anc_6.291) — MLWSNGANNSDESQDSTDGGYAGLYRWTMDALFGSRVSPSRKYREFAQDDTNYKRSRRHVGGSSESPLIRSNSWSELGSTFYRRNDLLPPSPDGSFDQVPRRRLSSRSAESLLNPFEELRRPKEEATDTFAGRRKKHRDTFDDDEFSIRFQSPRRDDPVVSKLFESSFSNKRPPNSTEKVPIPGKFPSPLKQTKEKDYTADYLQILDQLSRNEQMLEDVNREFGERQAQFQAKEQGYREKYLQTRSELIDELKHSKKLYDNYYKLYAKYQQLRELSQHAVQLRQKVSNLESQLVDDAIDKERQIHDLTRKVFELELKLQDSNSMREREALKYSARIAELEKQTALQSDVGVSSLSFSPSRLGDQSSDYNAMVDSQFLKNLT; from the coding sequence ATGTTGTGGTCTAATGGTGCTAATAACAGTGATGAATCGCAGGATAGCACGGACGGTGGTTACGCTGGACTGTACAGATGGACGATGGATGCACTTTTCGGCTCACGAGTATCACCATCAAGAAAGTATAGGGAATTTGCCCAGGATGACACCAATTATAAGCGTAGCAGACGGCATGTTGGGGGGAGTAGCGAATCACCGTTGATCAGATCGAATTCGTGGTCCGAACTAGGCTCTACGTTCTACAGGCGAAATGACCTGCTGCCTCCATCTCCTGACGGCAGCTTTGATCAAGTACCGAGACGCCGACTGAGTAGCAGGTCAGCAGAGTCGCTGCTGAATCCGTTTGAGGAACTCAGAAGGCCCAAAGAAGAGGCTACTGATACGTTTGCCGGGCGACGAAAGAAACACCGAGATACAttcgacgacgacgagtTTAGTATCAGGTTCCAGTCACCTCGGCGAGACGACCCAGTGGTGTCAAAGCTGTTCGAGAGTTCTTTCTCGAACAAAAGACCTCCCAACTCGACGGAGAAGGTGCCAATACCGGGCAAGTTTCCGTCGCCGCTCAAGCAGACGAAGGAGAAGGACTATACTGCGGACTACCTGCAAATTCTGGACCAGCTATCGCGGAATGAACAGATGCTAGAGGATGTTAATCGAGAATTCGGGGAGAGGCAGGCCCAGTTTCAGGCAAAGGAACAGGGCTACCGCGAAAAGTACCTGCAGACAAGGTCAGAGCTTATCGACGAGCTGAAACACTCCAAGAAGCTTTACGATAACTACTATAAGCTGTATGCGAAATACCAACAGCTGCGCGAACTGAGTCAGCACGCAGTTCAACTGCGACAGAAAGTGTCCAACCTCGAGTCGCAGTTGGTCGACGATGCCATAGACAAGGAGAGACAGATCCATGATCTGACACGCAAGGTGTTTGAATTGGAGTTGAAGCTACAAGATAGCAATTCCATGAGGGAAAGAGAGGCATTAAAATATAGCGCACGCATTGCAGAGCTCGAGAAACAGACGGCACTCCAGTCCGACGTCGGTGTATCATCACTGTCGTTTTCTCCATCGCGCTTAGGGGATCAAAGCTCAGACTACAATGCCATGGTAGATTCGCAGTTTCTCAAGAACCTGACCTAG
- a CDS encoding uncharacterized protein (ancestral locus Anc_6.292): protein MVSSSSLAETVRYDPEARTLWVIARKYDDLTKKSTAYLNTYDVSGFFCFYRGDSRIIASRSRFRLMVLKSSLRNPSLYTAPVSCWTEL, encoded by the coding sequence ATGGTCAGTAGCAGCAGCTTAGCAGAGACTGTGAGATACGATCCCGAAGCCAGGACGCTCTGGGTTATAGCCCGGAAATACGATGACCTGACAAAGAAAAGCACCGCATATCTCAACACTTATGACGTGTCTggcttcttttgcttctaCCGCGGGGATTCACGCATTATAGCTTCGCGAAGCCGCTTTCGATTGATGGTCTTGAAATCTTCGTTGAGAAATCCGTCGCTATATACAGCTCCTGTGAGCTGCTGGACAGAACTGTGA
- the CLN1 gene encoding cyclin CLN1 (ancestral locus Anc_6.293), translated as MANVEDKLGLNVTAKQAYYPIELSNAELLAHYETIQEYHEDISANVLSQSCKFKPDPKLIDQQPEMKPTETRDRIVTFLFELSIMSRVTDGIFYHAVRLYDRYCSKRVVLEDQAKLVVATCLWLAAKTWGGCNHIINNVSIPTGGRFYGPNPRARIPRLTELVHYCGGADVFDESMFMQMERHILDTLNWDIYEPMISDYVLNVDENCLIQYELYKRQLDHNRQWSQKRQSQASNDSDATVDERIVEDEEETSVYEEDEDEDLNSKIQLINVKRFLIDLSAWQYELLKYEMFEVSHGIFSIINRFSAADHCAFLMTPYPTATNQAQLLNLLISAVAKAPGSLIEVYKEKSGVMEFVNNVKEYRTELQKKLQLASAMDLSRRRAANASHCFDQGHTVPSPTYSQHYTPMRNTNNYSDNSIFSTMDQSSPITPQMYSFGQYANDSACASTLSVNSIPNKNYSKDDSKTAFNECSNKENQMPLPHQMPPRAKFINNGMFVSPSGTVNSGNSSNRSSLISLAVANVNTMV; from the coding sequence ATGGCTAACGTTGAGGATAAACTTGGTTTGAACGTTACAGCAAAGCAGGCTTATTACCCTATTGAGCTTTCCAATGCAGAATTATTGGCACACTACGAAACCATCCAGGAGTACCATGAGGATATCTCAGCTAACGTGCTTTCACAGTCTTGCAAGTTCAAGCCCGATCCGAAGCTGATAGATCAGCAGCCAGAAATGAAGCCCACCGAAACGAGAGACCGAATCGTCACCTTTCTCTTCGAGCTGTCTATCATGTCTCGGGTGACGGATGGAATATTTTACCACGCCGTTCGACTATATGATCGGTATTGTTCGAAGAGAGTGGTACTGGAAGATCAGGCTAAGCTAGTGGTGGCCACCTGTCTATGGCTTGCTGCCAAGACTTGGGGTGGTTGCAACCACATTATAAACAACGTATCCATTCCCACTGGTGGGAGATTCTATGGGCCTAATCCCAGGGCTCGTATCCCTCGTCTTACTGAGCTGGTTCATTATTGCGGCGGGGCGGATGTTTTTGATGAATCGATGTTCATGCAAATGGAAAGACATATCCTGGATACTTTGAATTGGGATATTTATGAGCCTATGATCAGCGATTACGTTTTGAATGTGGACGAAAACTGCTTGATACAATACGAACTGTACAAGAGACAACTCGATCATAACAGGCAGTGGTCTCAGAAGCGCCAATCTCAGGCGTCTAACGACAGTGATGCTACCGTAGATGAACGGATCgttgaggatgaagaagaaactaGTGTTtatgaagaggatgaggacgaagatTTGAACTCGAAGATCCAGCTCATAAATGTGAAGAGATTTTTGATAGATCTAAGTGCTTGGCAATACGAGCTGCTCAAGTATGAGATGTTCGAGGTTTCGCACGGCATCTTTTCGATCATCAACCGATTCAGCGCCGCTGACCATTGTGCGTTCCTCATGACACCATATCCGACAGCTACCAATCAAGCACAGCTGCTCAATTTACTCATAAGCGCTGTCGCTAAGGCCCCAGGGTCGCTGATTGAAGTCTACAAGGAGAAGTCCGGCGTCATGGAGTTCGTAAACAACGTGAAGGAATACAGAACGgagcttcaaaagaagctACAACTTGCATCCGCCATGGATCTGTCGAGGAGACGTGCTGCCAACGCTTCGCACTGCTTTGACCAAGGCCACACGGTACCTTCGCCCACCTACTCGCAACACTACACCCCAATGAGAAACACCAACAACTACTCCGACAATAGCATATTCAGCACCATGGATCAATCCTCCCCAATCACGCCGCAGATGTACAGCTTCGGCCAGTACGCGAACGACAGTGCATGCGCTAGCACACTTAGCGTGAACAGCATACCGAACAAGAACTACAGTAAAGACGACTCAAAAACTGCCTTCAATGAATGCAGCAATAAGGAGAACCAGATGCCATTGCCGCATCAAATGCCACCTAGGGCaaaattcatcaacaacGGGATGTTTGTGTCCCCCAGCGGCACCGTAAACAGCGGGAACTCGAGCAATCGGTCCTCACTCATCTCGCTAGCAGTCGCAAACGTCAACACCATGGTCTGA
- the ROT1 gene encoding Rot1p (ancestral locus Anc_6.294) — MVPSSTFVAWVMSAAGAVLAASDKSSLAGTWSSKSNQVFTGPGFYDPVDELLIEPSLPGISYSFTEDGYFEQASYQVSGNPRNPACPVAALTFQHGEYELQDNGTLILRPIAVDGRQLVSDPCNDKGVSTYSRYNETVTFNSFSVQIDDYHGIYSLQLYQFDGSPMQPLYLAYRPPMMLPTETLNPTATSDAAKSTGSANGKRSLRQFVRRSLENKYKTNAVKKTPTGMLNSDTFWYLSAGMVGIGSLLFLSS, encoded by the coding sequence ATGGTTCCTTCCTCTACATTCGTTGCGTGGGTCATGTCGGCTGCCGGAGCGGTGCTCGCGGCGAGCGACAAGAGTTCTTTGGCCGGTACGTGGTCCTCGAAGTCGAACCAAGTGTTTACGGGTCCCGGATTCTACGACCCTGTagatgagctgctgatAGAGCCATCTCTGCCTGGAATCTCCTACTCGTTTACAGAAGACGGTTATTTTGAACAGGCATCTTATCAAGTTTCCGGGAATCCCAGAAATCCTGCATGCCCCGTGGCAGCGCTGACGTTCCAGCACGGTGAATACGAACTCCAGGACAACGGGACTCTGATCCTGCGTCCGATCGCGGTCGATGGGAGACAACTGGTGAGCGACCCGTGCAACGACAAGGGTGTCTCCACATATTCCAGATACAATGAAACCGTGACGTTCAACTCCTTCAGTGTTCAAATCGACGACTACCATGGTATCTACAGTCTGCAGCTCTACCAGTTCGATGGATCTCCGATGCAACCGCTGTACCTTGCGTACAGACCGCCCATGATGCTGCCCACGGAGACCCTGAACCCAACTGCTACCTCTGACGCCGCAAAGAGCACTGGCTCCGCCAACGGTAAGCGATCGCTGAGACAGTTCGTTAGAAGAAGTCTCGAGAACAAGTACAAGACAAATGCGGTGAAGAAGACACCGACAGGCATGCTGAACTCGGATACGTTCTGGTATCTCTCTGCCGGCATGGTCGGCATAGGTTCTTTGCTTTTCCTGTCGAGTTAG
- the VPS27 gene encoding ESCRT-0 subunit protein VPS27 (ancestral locus Anc_6.295) codes for MSVTTIGELDLLIQKATSESIPNGELDLPSAMEISDVVRSRRVSPKDCMRCLKKRIMATTSNPNTQLASWKLADICIKNGGIPFIKEVCSREFMDTMENAILKSHNNSELEELVTKLFYELYVAFKNDSQLNYVSRVYEKLQARGVQFPQSGLDPTNSMAMFDSRTPADWVDSDACMICSRRFTLINRRHHCRSCGGIYCQEHSSRRIDLPDLGIYEPVRVCDNCYEDYDLKKSSTSGKKKHHSKRKKKARSDDYDEEEQLRKAIELSLRESKGSIEPIVPVMQGKAEPQVQSKTVEEEEDPDLKAAIEASLKEAEEERRRKETYAAPAQQSQQKPVSALGETPTTPNFDLTTSEEEDIHLFASLVERMKTQSATEILEDNQLAKLYQKVLGTRPKLNNALNDSVRKYNALIDMNTKISDIMTIYDTLLERQLNSINLSDRYSVPQAPSDPYSYYQENSGAYHQREQSSHYQQHIALPATSQTQQSQLPAKQQAGDRLPESHLNQIKEIDLSPSQQTNALHLPSEPPYPVAEDDEAVPGDRLDPISNELDERVTRPETLATSSNSSRKLSNGAPYPMEDDESEHVSQPKNSITNYNFPTVPVRKIVQSEPSPGIQENVPAPSQSEEKLLIEL; via the coding sequence ATGTCTGTCACGACGATTGGAGAACTAGATCTTTTGATTCAGAAAGCTACGAGCGAAAGCATTCCGAATGGTGAGCTGGATTTACCTTCAGCGATGGAAATATCCGATGTGGTAAGGTCTCGTAGAGTATCGCCTAAAGACTGTATGAGatgcttgaagaagagaatcATGGCCACTACATCCAATCCGAATACTCAACTGGCATCGTGGAAACTTGCTGATATTTGCATAAAGAATGGTGGGATTCCCTTTATTAAAGAAGTGTGCTCCCGTGAATTCATGGATACCATGGAAAATGCCATTCTCAAGAGTCATAATAACAGTGAGCTAGAGGAACTGGTTACAAAGCTATTTTACGAGCTTTACGTTGCATTCAAAAATGATTCGCAGTTGAACTACGTCTCAAGAGTGTACGAGAAGTTACAGGCACGAGGCGTTCAATTTCCGCAGTCGGGCTTGGATCCAACGAATTCCATGGCTATGTTCGATTCGCGTACTCCCGCAGATTGGGTTGATTCAGATGCGTGTATGATTTGCTCGAGGAGATTTACGCTGATAAACCGGAGACACCATTGCCGATCCTGCGGCGGCATCTACTGTCAGGAGCACTCGTCTCGTCGAATCGATCTCCCGGACTTGGGTATCTACGAACCTGTGAGGGTGTGTGATAACTGTTATGAAGATTATGACTTAAAGAAGAGTAGCACCAGCGGAAAGAAAAAGCACCAcagcaagaggaagaaaaaggctCGCAGTGACGATtacgatgaagaagagcagctgAGGAAGGCCATTGAGCTCTCTCTCAGGGAATCCAAGGGGAGCATCGAGCCCATCGTGCCGGTTATGCAGGGCAAAGCCGAGCCACAAGTACAGTCGAAAACAGttgaggaggaagaagaccCTGATCTTAAGGCTGCAATCGAAGCCAGTCTAAAGGAGGCCGAGGAggaaagaaggagaaaagaGACATATGCTGCACCGGCCCAACAATCCCAACAGAAGCCGGTTTCTGCGTTGGGTGAGACTCCCACGACCCCAAATTTTGATTTGACAAcgagcgaagaagaggatatTCATCTCTTCGCATCACTGGTGGAGAGAATGAAGACACAGTCCGCAACAGAAATACTCGAGGATAATCAACTTGCGAAGCTTTATCAAAAAGTACTCGGTACCAGACCAAAGTTGAACAACGCATTAAATGACTCGGTGCGGAAGTACAACGCTCTAATAGACATGAACACAAAAATTTCCGATATCATGACGATATACGATACTCTACTGGAAAGACAGTTGAATAGCATTAACCTGTCAGACCGTTATTCTGTTCCTCAAGCCCCTTCAGATCCATACTCGTATTATCAAGAGAATTCTGGTGCTTACCATCAGAGAGAACAGTCAAGTCATTACCAGCAACACATTGCACTGCCAGCGACGTCACAAACGCAGCAATCACAGCTTCCAGCAAAACAACAAGCCGGCGACCGCCTGCCTGAGTCACATCTAAACCAGATTAAAGAAATCGATTTATCTCCAAGCCAACAGACCAATGCATTACACCTCCCATCTGAACCTCCGTATCCTGTGGCAGAGGACGACGAAGCAGTACCTGGGGACCGTCTGGATCCAATATCTAACGAACTGGATGAAAGGGTCACCAGGCCTGAAACCTTAGCGACATCATCAAACTCAAGCCGAAAGCTTTCGAATGGCGCACCCTATCCTATGGAGGATGATGAGTCTGAGCATGTATCTCAGCCAAAAAACTCTATCACGAATTATAACTTCCCGACAGTACCGGTGCGCAAGATTGTACAATCAGAGCCATCACCTGGCATACAGGAAAATGTCCCTGCGCCTTCGCAATCAGAGGAGAAACTGCTCATTGAGCTATGA
- the RAD14 gene encoding DNA repair protein RAD14 (ancestral locus Anc_6.296): MTNLNGGYINPQDRPSGFDDGDDGFGSKKQKTLEDWKREQQERRHLYENAPPPEHISQAPKCIECQVNIEMDPVMDDIFKLKVCKSCVKQHPEKYSLLTKTECKEDYFLTDPELNDPELFHKMEKPNPHSGTFARMQLFVRCEVERFAFKKWGSEEGLDKEWHRREEGKSQRREKKYQQEMLKMRMKTRAQEFTTRLKERKHGKAHVHNFSAPIDGGTNDDGYQVLRRRCIDCGLETEEVSI, from the coding sequence ATGACAAATCTCAACGGTGGTTATATAAATCCACAGGACAGGCCATCAGGATTTGATGATGGTGATGACGGCTTTGGAagcaagaagcaaaagacTCTGGAAGATTGGAAAAGGGAGCAGCAGGAACGAAGACATCTTTACGAGAATGCTCCACCTCCAGAGCACATTTCGCAGGCGCCGAAGTGCATCGAATGTCAAGTTAACATTGAGATGGATCCTGTGATGGATGATATATTCAAGCTAAAGGTCTGTAAGTCATGCGTTAAACAGCATCCAGAAAAGTACTCGTTACTCACTAAAACTGAATGCAAGGAGGACTACTTTCTCACCGACCCAGAGCTCAACGATCCTGAGCTCTTCCACAAGATGGAAAAGCCAAACCCGCATTCAGGCACATTTGCAAGGATGCAGCTCTTTGTCAGATGCGAAGTGGAACGGTTTGCATTCAAGAAATGGGGTAGCGAAGAAGGTCTCGATAAGGAGTGGCATAGACGAGAAGAGGGCAAATCACAGAGACGTGAGAAGAAATACCAGCAAGAAATGCTTAaaatgaggatgaaaacTAGAGCACAAGAGTTTACAACAAGGCTTAAGGAAAGAAAGCATGGAAAGGCACATGTACACAACTTTAGCGCTCCGATAGATGGTGGAACCAACGATGACGGTTACCAAGTTctgcgaagaagatgcaTTGACTGCGGTCTagaaacagaagaagtAAGCATTTGA
- the ATG3 gene encoding Atg3p (ancestral locus Anc_6.297) has product MIRSTLSSWREYLTPVSHKSTFLSTGEITPDEFVEAGDYMSNMFPTWSWNEVTSDISYRDFLPRNKQFLMTRKVPSNVRAQQFVNVDETETEVFLGEAGDGNGDEEQEGWIKEGVDSVTKPAGQDEERQGPAETDDIDEMMKDMEIEGIEDIVDLPVNRSARFYDLYITYSTSYRVPKMYIVGFDSDGTPLTAEEMFEDIAPDYRTKTATIEKLPFYKTPVLSVSIHPCRHANVMKILLDKVRNVKRMRREEQQQQHKEETGADDWEDLQADVDDSLRVDQYLVIFLKFITSVTPSIEHDYTMEGW; this is encoded by the coding sequence ATGATAAGATCtactttgagcagctggagGGAGTATCTGACTCCCGTGAGTCACAAGTCGACGTTCCTATCGACTGGGGAGATAACACCGGATGAGTTCGTGGAAGCTGGCGACTACATGAGCAACATGTTTCCTACATGGTCGTGGAACGAGGTTACAAGTGATATCAGCTACAGGGACTTTTTGCCTAGAAACAAGCAGTTTTTAATGACGAGGAAAGTGCCCAGCAACGTCAGGGCTCAGCAATTTGTAAATGTTGATGAGACTGAGACGGAGGTGTTCCTTGGTGAGGCAGGGGATGGGAatggcgatgaagagcaGGAAGGATGGATTAAGGAAGGTGTCGACAGCGTCACAAAGCCTGCTGGACAGGATGAGGAACGGCAGGGACCAGCTGAGACGGACGACATCGATGAAATGATGAAGGACATGGAAATAGAGggcattgaagatatcGTAGACCTGCCTGTGAATCGCAGCGCAAGGTTCTATGATCTGTACATCACTTACTCCACGTCATATCGTGTCCCAAAGATGTACATCGTAGGGTTCGACAGTGATGGGACGCCGCTGACCGCAGAGGAGATGTTTGAAGACATAGCGCCTGATTATAGAACCAAGACTGCAACGATAGAGAAGCTTCCCTTTTACAAGACACCGGTGCTATCTGTGTCAATCCATCCCTGCAGACATGCCAATGTTATGAAGATTCTGCTGGATAAGGTACGTAACGTCAAGCGAATGAGGCGtgaagagcagcagcagcaacacAAGGAAGAAACTGGTGCTGATGATTGGGAAGATCTACAAGCGGACGTTGATGATTCGCTGCGTGTGGATCAGTACTTGGTGATATTTCTCAAGTTCATTACCAGCGTAACGCCAAGTATAGAACACGATTATACGATGGAAGGCTGGTAA
- the LRO1 gene encoding phospholipid:diacylglycerol acyltransferase (ancestral locus Anc_6.298) — translation MTVRKRKNKSRMADNGKGGEYDWEGSLRERNFNTQSHRFKSRIRHDLDSDGPSSESKERETSPGSNRDKASSKTGECSSDKSWRDSRRLMFSMGTILGILIAIYFGALHVHRNNYDLFDSVGNLETFRDYLDDWKEVLPQSVSSFLTDMQNGYSSNAGLKDLTESFAVGRQLRKEYNLTAKHPVVMVPGVISTGLESWGVVGDDECNSEPHFRKRLWGSFYMLRTMVLDKVCWLRHIMLDPESGLDPPNFRLRAARGFEAADFFMAGYWIWNKVIQNLGAIDYDPDKMLTAAYDWRLAYLDLERRDRYFTKLKEQIELTHELSGEKVCLVGHSMGSQIVFYFLKWVEAEGENYGNAGRGWTDKHIDSFVNVAGTLLGAPKAVPALISGEMKDTIQLNTLAMYGLEKFFSRKERLDMLRTWGGIPSMVPKGGNLIWGDSSVSVEDALHNSTASLGSFIRMEGMSNHSTLDHNLTMQESIDMMLKLSPDWLQKRVEDQYSFGYAKTPAELQENELHHSHWANPLEVPLPLAPNLKIYCIYGVGNPTERAYAYKEVNGNSSLNMTIDYESPQPVFFTDGDGTVPLITHAMCHKWSEGVSPYNPGGSNVTIIEIKHQPDRFDIRGGAKSAEHVDILGSAELNEYILKIASGYGDKIASRQISNLSSWISDIDFPM, via the coding sequence ATGACGGTCAGGAAACGGAAGAACAAGAGCAGGATGGCTGACAATGGGAAGGGAGGCGAGTACGATTGGGAAGGGTCATTGCGGGAGAGGAACTTTAATACACAATCTCATCGATTCAAGTCGAGGATCCGGCACGATCTCGACAGTGACGGACCCAGTTCTGAATCAAAAGAGCGTGAAACCTCGCCGGGATCCAATCGGGATAAGGCAAGCAGCAAGACTGGAGAATGCAGCAGCGACAAGAGTTGGAGAGATTCGCGGCGTTTGATGTTTTCCATGGGTACGATCTTGGGGATCCTGATAGCGATCTATTTCGGTGCTCTGCATGTGCATCGGAACAACTACGATCTATTTGATAGTGTGGGAAACCTGGAGACGTTTAGGGACTACCTGGACGACTGGAAGGAGGTCCTGCCACAGAGCGTAAGTAGCTTTCTGACTGACATGCAGAATGGATACTCTTCGAATGCGGGTTTGAAGGATCTGACCGAAAGTTTCGCTGTCGGGAGACAGTTGAGGAAGGAGTATAATCTTACTGCTAAGCATCCGGTGGTGATGGTGCCTGGAGTCATCTCTACCGGTTTAGAGAGCTGGGGCGTGGTTGGCGACGACGAATGCAACAGCGAGCCCCATTTTCGCAAGAGATTATGGGGGTCATTCTACATGCTGAGGACGATGGTGTTGGACAAAGTGTGCTGGCTACGACACATAATGCTCGACCCAGAGAGCGGGCTGGATCCGCCCAATTTCCGATTGCGTGCTGCTCGAGGGTTCGAGGCTgctgatttcttcatggcAGGTTATTGGATCTGGAATAAAGTGATACAGAATCTTGGCGCCATCGATTATGATCCTGATAAGATGCTGACGGCTGCGTACGACTGGAGATTGGCATACTTAGATTTGGAGAGGCGGGACCGCTATTTCACCAAGTTGAAGGAACAAATCGAGCTGACCCATGAGTTGAGCGGCGAAAAAGTGTGTCTGGTCGGCCATTCGATGGGTTCGCAGATCGTGTTTTATTTCTTGAAATGGGTCGAAGCAGAGGGCGAGAATTACGGCAATGCCGGGCGAGGCTGGACCGACAAGCACATTGACTCCTTCGTGAACGTTGCTGGCACCCTTCTGGGTGCACCCAAAGCGGTTCCAGCGTTGATCAGTGGTGAAATGAAGGACACCATCCAGCTCAACACATTGGCCATGTACGGtttggaaaagttctttAGCCGTAAGGAAAGGCTCGATATGTTACGGACATGGGGCGGTATCCCCTCCATGGTGCCCAAAGGTGGTAATCTGATTTGGGGTGACAGCTCTGTCTCTGTAGAAGATGCTTTGCACAACAGCACTGCATCACTCGGTAGCTTCATCAGAATGGAAGGCATGTCCAATCACTCGACTCTCGACCACAACCTGACCATGCAGGAATCGATCGACATGATGCTAAAGCTCTCGCCCGATTGGCTGCAGAAGCGTGTGGAGGACCAGTACAGTTTCGGCTACGCCAAGACTCCAGCGGAGCTGCAGGAGAACGAGCTTCACCACTCTCATTGGGCAAACCCTCTGGAGGTCCCACTACCCCTCGCACCCAACTTGAAAATATACTGCATCTATGGCGTGGGCAATCCCACAGAGAGGGCTTACGCTTACAAGGAGGTCAACGGTAACAGCTCATTGAACATGACGATCGACTATGAGTCGCCGCAACCGGTTTTCTTCACAGATGGCGACGGTACTGTACCTCTCATAACCCACGCAATGTGTCACAAGTGGAGCGAAGGCGTTTCCCCATACAACCCTGGCGGCTCAAACGTCACAATCATAGAGATAAAGCACCAGCCGGACAGATTCGACATCAGAGGCGGCGCCAAGAGCGCCGAACACGTCGATATCCTGGGCAGTGCAGAGCTGAACGAGTACATCCTAAAGATTGCCAGCGGGTACGGCGACAAGATAGCTTCAAGACAAATATCGAACTTATCGTCATGGATCAGCGATATTGATTTCCCCATGTGA
- the NRM1 gene encoding Nrm1p (ancestral locus Anc_6.299), producing the protein MHFDGTVTTMTLERRLPLGEFSSSKVNKLGRFTQSQPLKRTRLPSIKTLINCTPELPAITVAKPQSDCRVAKKEKPRRDLSSVSERLRVRLQLAYFKLKTNQTSIKFKELKRQFELNSEPPSRKKRRKLVVSQGNYKTPLKSNTVHDIAKPTTAKPDNFLQFHDRSNSPATAHTTPVNDSNAIAPLPEKQNTPMSVKAAKSLLHLFTSSQH; encoded by the coding sequence ATGCACTTTGACGGGACCGTGACAACGATGACGTTAGAGAGAAGACTACCCCTGGGCGAGTTCTCCAGCTCGAAAGTCAACAAGCTTGGCCGCTTCACGCAATCGCAGCCATTGAAAAGAACCCGACTGCCCTCGATCAAGactttgatcaattgcaCGCCGGAACTTCCAGCAATCACAGTGGCCAAGCCGCAGAGCGACTGCCGGgtggccaagaaagagaagccACGCCGGGACCTGAGTAGCGTCTCCGAGAGACTGCGAGTGAGATTACAGCTGGCCTACTTCAAGCTGAAGACCAACCAGACCAGCATCAAGTTCAAGGAGCTCAAACGCCAGTTCGAACTCAACAGTGAGCCCCCAAGCcgcaagaaaagaagaaagctggTTGTCTCGCAGGGCAATTACAAGACGCCGTTGAAGTCCAACACGGTCCACGACATCGCGAAACCCACCACAGCGAAACCAGACAATTTCCTGCAGTTCCACGACCGCAGCAATAGCCCCGCGACCGCCCACACAACGCCGGTCAATGACTCCAACGCAATTGCACCGCTCCCCGAGAAGCAGAACACGCCGATGAGCGTGAAGGCCGCGAAGTCCCTGCTCCACCTCTTCACCAGCAGCCAGCACTGA
- the ERG2 gene encoding C-8 sterol isomerase ERG2 (ancestral locus Anc_6.300), which translates to MKWLSVAVLLGVAAYVLNALYSTWLPTNYIFDAKTLNEICNEVLSRHDSSSENYSTEALLRDVRDALAQHYGDKYINRYANDDWVFNNAGGAMGQMIILHASLSEYVILFGSAVGTEGHTGVHFADDYFTILHGKQVAALPHAANPEVYLPGMTHHLERGYAKQYAMPSGSFALELAQGWIPCMLPFGFLDTFSSTLDLYTLGKTVYLTGKDMAKNLVKNGKF; encoded by the coding sequence ATGAAGTGGTTATCGGTTGCTGTATTGCTCGGCGTGGCCGCTTATGTCTTGAATGCCTTGTATTCGACCTGGCTGCCAACCAACTACATCTTCGAtgccaagactttgaacGAGATCTGTAACGAGGTGCTGTCCAGACACGACAGCAGCTCTGAGAACTACAGCACCGAGGCTCTTTTGAGAGACGTCAGGGACGCATTGGCGCAGCACTACGGCGATAAGTATATCAATAGGTACGCCAACGACGACTGGGTGTTCAACAATGCCGGCGGTGCCATGGGACAGATGATCATTCTACATGCGTCTCTCTCTGAGTATGTGATTCTCTTTGGCAGTGCTGTAGGCACTGAGGGACACACGGGAGTGCACTTTGCGGACGACTACTTCACCATCCTGCATGGAAAGCAGGTTGCAGCGCTGCCACACGCTGCCAACCCGGAGGTCTATCTCCCAGGTATGACCCACCACTTGGAGAGGGGCTACGCCAAGCAGTACGCTATGCCAAGCGGCTCGTTCGCGCTGGAGCTCGCCCAAGGCTGGATTCCCTGCATGCTGCCCTTCGGGTTCCTCGACACTTTCTCGAGCACTTTGGACCTCTACACGCTGGGCAAGACGGTATACTTGACCGGCAAGGACATGGCCAAGAACCTGGTCAAGAACGGTAAATTCTAA